Below is a window of Quercus robur chromosome 6, dhQueRobu3.1, whole genome shotgun sequence DNA.
TTAACAATGTCTTAACAGTACTTCCTAATTAATTGGCCCCCACACCTTTAATTTATCTTGATTAGgaaaagcttcttttttttgttcacaagaggatttttttaatttttttttattcagggATTTTACTAGAGGATTTTGGTTGCTAAAAACATGTAAAAATATCTTATGTTAAAATTCTATccgcactaaaaaaaaaatgttgaaattcTATCCTATCTTTTTGGAGGAGGGCCACACATCATGAATCAATCAACCACTTTTATTTTAACCTCTTTGGGCCAATTAAATTCTTAGAGATaggtaaatatttttttacatcaCTTCGGCGCCACTCTCCTGATCTATCAATACCCTATTCACTATGAAGCCATTTATCCTGGTcgtcaccaccaaagcatcatTGTGCGGTTGAGTAGTGCCTTCAAGATCATCGTCATCAAAAGCAATGGGTTCCCGAGTATGCTTCAACTTCTTCTCGGAGTGTTGCTCGCCTGTGCTACTCCCTCCTAGTGATACAATCAGTACAACCCTCATTGAATCTTAGGTGCCTCTTGGTGCTGCATGGATGACTTCTATCACTCCCAATGAGGGCGGGAGAGGGTTACCTCGCGGTCGTGCACCTGCCCGGCCTCTTGGTTCTTGGGATCCGTAACAAATTCCTTCAGGTACCCTGCTTTTGCCAACTGTTCAAGATGATCTTTTAATACCCTACATTGCTCAGTAGTATGCCCCCTATCCCTATGGTAAgtacaatacaagttttggttTCTCTTGGACGGGTCTCCTCCCATATTGTTTGGCCATCGAAAATATGATTCATTCTTGATTCGATCTACAATCCTGTGTACCGGTTCCTTGAAGGCCACGTTCACCTCTCCCATCTGTGGCCCCAGCTCTTGAATTCTCAAATCCTTCTGGGGCCTGGCTTGGAAGTCGATATGCCGAGGATGATTTATGATCGGGGTCTTTCTCTTATTTCTGTAACCGATCATCTTCCAACCATTTATATTCCTCGATACGCCTCCTCGTCAATGATTCCCGTAGTTCGGAATCCTCGAGCAACCTCATTTGAAAAGTACTTGCCGCAATCTTTTCATTACCTCtgccaattttgttttataattccTAATACCGACTAGCGTAGTTGCAAAGGGTTTCCCCAGCCCCCATTTTCATTGAGAGTAGCGCATCCACAGGTTGTGGAACCTGGCTACAGGTCACAAACCATACACTGAACTCTTGAATCAATTCGAAAAAATTGTGAATCGAGCCTTTCCTTAACCCATTAAACCATCTCAAAGTAGTGGGGCCGAGGTTTGAGGGAAACACTTTACACATCAAGGCGTCGTTATGAATGTAATGGTTTACGTGTTCTATCGGGTCTATCTTTCCATCGTAAGAATTAAACGACGGCCGTGTAAATCTTCTTGGCATTTGTGCCTCCTTAATGTCCCTCGAGAATGGTGATCGGGCAGCTCGGCATAGTGCACGGCTCATAGTGTCCATGGCCGCATTTCGAGGTCGCCTCTCCTTCAAGGAAATCGAGTCCTGGTTTGCATATTCCCGTGAGCGGTCCCGGTATCGATGAGATTCGGATTGATGGGACCCTATTCCATGGTGATCCTCAACACTGGCCGACCTTTCCCTTCGCTCCTCGTGATCCTTTCTTTGATGCCTACCTCTCGCTTGCAACTCCAAATCCTTGACCAACCTTCGGAGGCGCTCTAGTTCCTTGTTCCTTTGCTCAAGCTCTTCATCCCTTCTATCAAAACGGTTACGCCCTGAAGTGCTAGACATTGTCCGGTATGTTTGAAATGACCCCCCTCTGAGGTCGGACTGCCCTTCCTCTTCACGCTCTCTATCTTTGCGCCTCTTCTGCCGCCTTTCCCGCCATGTAGATCCCCGCAAAGACCTCCCCGAGCCACTTTCGGCATAACTCCCTGGTTGACCCTTAGACATTTTCCTGTGCACGTTTTGATGGAACCACAGCTATGTAGGAgatccccacagacggcgcaaAATGTGTGTACCCAAAATGTATGGCTGTTGGGCCTAACTTCTATTTGGGCTCataatctatttattttgtgGGCTTTTGGGTTTCCTACTGCGAGTAGTTCTATACTTAGCAGACCTGAATATGCTCTTATCTCCCCAAGTATTCCTCACAGAGTTACTCCTTTACTATTTCTGAatgtttcctctctttcttagTATTTTCTCCAGAATTGCCAACCCCTTTCTTCTCATCCTTGTTTCTTATTTATAGCGTGAGATTAGTGGGAATGCCATGATTATCTCTGTTTATAAGTGGAAATGATGGTCCAATTCCATCGTgtttaagtgggtgtttaggtgggTGAGGAGGTAGTGGCATTAAGACTGATTCCCACCTCCAAGAGCTTGCTCAGTAGAGACATCACTTGTGGCAACATCGGGAAGCTGAGACGCTGCTTTGCCGAGCAATCTTACTCCCGACCAAGGCTTATTGGGCTCATACCAAGTCTTGAGAAGTGCTTGGATCAAGGTCATGAGTTTGATGATGAGAGGGCCAGGTGTTACATCCCAAGGgcagggcccaaggcccaaagGGCCTGGGTCCCTGTCTCGTATAGTGTTTCGGGGCTAGAGTCCGAGGCCCAATGACCCCAGGGCATCCTCATACAgctttcttctattaatttttggcatgctcatttgtgtcatataaatagtagatatgtgggaatcatgagtagtttaggattaattccaagattgtcaaaagattttgaaaaatgtgaaacttgtcgtcaagctaagattacaaaaaggccTCATAAAAGTGTTGTAAGAAATATCGAATTGCTTGAGTTAATTCACTccaatttatttgaatttaagggaattttaactcgtgggggaaataaatatattatcacttttattaatgatttctcaaaatatacaactatttattttgttgaaaaataaaagtgatacttttgaaaaatttcaagattttttaaaagaagttgaaaatcaattcggtagaaaaataaaaagaataagaagtgataGAGGCTGTGAGTATGAATCAAGTGCATTCAACTCATTTGTTCAGTTTTTGGGAATTATCCTTGAAACTACTGCACCATATTCACCTGCTTCTAATGGTGtggctgaaagaaaaaatagaactttaattgagttaacaaatgccatgttaattgaatctggTGCACCTTTACATTTTTGGGGTGAAACTATTTTAACTGCATGTCATGTTTTGAATAGGGTGCCACATAAAAAGTCACacaccacaccttttgagatgtGGAAAGGACATAAGCCAAATTTGGGATATTTGAGATTATGAGGTTGTCTTGCTTATTACTGACCCTAAAATACCTAAATTAGGTATAAGAGCTACTACCTGTTCTTTTCTTGGTTATGCAATTAATAGTACAGCCTATAGATTTTTTaatcttgaaaacaaaataatttttgaatctgGTGATgcaaattttaatgaagaaaattttccttttaaattgaaaaatagtgggggtgaagaaaatattttgtcacaacctagttcttctacctcacatttacaaaatcaagaaaattttgaaatggaacctagaaggagtaaaagagctagagttgaaaaggattttggtcctgattattatgtttttaacattaaggaaaatccccaaaatttaaaaaaggcTTTAACATAACCTAATGCTATATTTTGGAAAGAGATTGTAAATGATGAGATggaatctctaatttctaatagaacttaAAAATTAGTAGATCTTCCACCAGGTTGTAAGAGTAAGACcataggttgtaaatgggtccttagaaaaaagttgaaaccgGATGGATTaatagataagtttaaagctAGACTCCTTGCAAAAGGCTTTAAGCAAAAAGCTGATATTGATTTCTTTGATACTGTTTCTTCAGTAACAAGAATTACATCTATTAGATTATTAATTGCTATTGTTGcaacttttgatttgaaaattcatcaaatggatgtaaaaactaCTTTTCTAAATGGGGACCTAGaggaaaaaatttatatggatCAACCCAAAGGCTTTGTAGAGCCTGGACAAGAAAGCAAGGTATGTAAGCTAACTAAATCcctatatggcttaaaacaaaCACCTAAGCAGTggcatgaaaagtttgattcctgcatgattgagaatggttataaatcaaatgaatgtgataaatgtatttattctaaatcatggaataatttacatgttattattagcctctatgtggatgatatgttgatttttggctcaaatatgcatgttataaatgagacaaaaatatgcttaaaagccattttgatatgaaagatcttggtgagactaattttattttaggcatgaaaattacaaaaacatgtgatggaatatttcttgatcaatcacattatgttgagaaaatattgagaagataaaattttcatgatcacaaaagtgttgtagtgacccaaaagggaggtcttgcattccatggaatcccacatcacctagggaagcacatgagaatgtgtttataaggaataaCCTCCCTTTAATGTGTAGAGGTCTTTTCCCCCACTGCTGTGTGCTTTGAGGGaaaacaaaaccgtgaggggtatgagaccccaaagtggacaatatctacacaggtAAGGTGAGGTCGTTACAGATAGTATCAGAGTCATGCCCTAACCAGAAGTGTGGGTCCTACACGCGAGGACGCGTGTGCCCGTAAGAGGGGTgcattgtagtgacccaaaaggGGGGTCTTACATTCCATGGAATCTCACGTcacctagggaagcacatgagaatgtgtttataagaaATGACCTCCCTGTAATGTGTAGAGGTCTTTTCCCCCATTGTTGTGTGCTTTGAGGgagaacaaaaccgtgaggggtatgagatcccaaagcggacaatatctacacaggtGGGGTGGGGTCATTACAAGTGTAGCTACTCCTTTTGATTCTAGTGTTCATTTGTTTCTtgtgaataatgatgatgagatttttaatcaaaaggattATGCTAGCATCATTGGTAGTTTGCGTTATGTTACTGATTGTATTGGACCTGACATTACATATGCAGTAGAAGTGCTAAGCAGATTCACTAGCAAGCCTAGTAAAGATCATTAGCTAGCTATTAAGTGAGTCatgagatatttaattggtaccaaaagttatggcttattttattaaaaatatccTACTGTGATTGAAGCTTTTAGTGATGCCGATTGGAATACTTTGTCAAGTAATTCTGTCTCTACCactggttatatttttaccttaggtagtggtgctatttgttggaaatctaaaaagcaaacaataatTGCTAATTCAACAATGGAAGCTGAATTAATAGCATTAGCTTTAGCTAGTGAAGAGGCAAATTGGCTTAgagatttgttatatgaaattccactttgggaaaaaccaattccacctatattaattcattgtgatagcaCTATCACAATTGGTAGAGTTAAAAACTGTTATTACAATGATAAATCCAGACctataagaagaaagcacaATATCGTGCAATCTTATTTGAGTAGTGGCATCATAACTGTGAattatattaaatctaatgatAATCTTACAGATCCATTTACCAAGGCCTTGGCAAAAGATAGGTTCTGGAATACATCGAGGGGAATGGGACTAAAGTCCATAGAATCATGAGCCATGTATGAGGATACCCAACCCAAGTACCAAAGATCCTGAGAATTGGGTTCAATGGAAAAAACGAATCATATGATGATCGAAAGAAATgcactatttattttgtaaataatttttttattgttcataCCTATGATGTAAGTGCATTTATCCTGTAATGTGGAGAGGTTGAGTTaaaaactcttaatgaaatttgtagcttGTATGAGTGGGGTGTTAGAATTACAAGAGCACCAttgaaaaaatttcacctatgtgaGTGTGCCGGTTAGGCCGctccctatgagatttggacttaATCTCAAATGCACTCATGAAACTGGGATCAGCACACGGCCGTAAAGTGCTAGCTATAAAAGCTCATGTCAACACCTAAGTTGTTATGTGTAAGCAGTGATgcttaatttccctaaagcattCATAGTTCAAGTCGAAGACCACTACGACTCTGGAGTTGAGATTGTTGTTTTACTGAGTGAAGGTTCAATGCAGAGCACACCTTCATGATGCATAGTGACCCATCTTTGCCTGGTAATCTCTCcttaactataaaatttaatattaaaatgagtgggggattgttggagcattttaatattaaataattaaaatgaataaatgttacaatataaatgtaaagatgtgagAGTGAGTATGGAAAATGAGgagttaatgaaaatatttaatccCATATTGAAAAGGTGAGAgactattttgttctttttaattgtaGTGATTAATGAGTtaacatgaattgtctcagatattgggctagatacgtGCGCAAGGGGGAGGTGAAGGGTGGAGAtatcaaaaatggaaatacactaaaaaaatagagaggttcTTGGCAAGGAAAGGTGTTCTTTCTGGTGGAgttttgggcttgaacactttgtgcagaggTTATTCTAACCATACGACACTTGTTGAGTTATTGTATCCCGAGGGAGAAGTCAGAGAAAGTTTGCACCGGTTATaaagtttagccaaccaagggcttgaatctccttaaagagagtgAGTACCGCGCTTCAATCCAAATAGTattgtgtaatttttctttttaaattaataaaattcagaagtattattcaatttttctttatgTTATTTTCATTATCATTGTGTTTGCACTAACACACGCATTGCATACACAAGAACTTAAAAATGggcatatcaaaaaaaaaaaaaaaaaaaaaaaccttaaaaatgggCATTTTCAGCTGCTTCCAAAAAGTAGGTGCTACATGCTTTTTGGAGGAATCTCTCTACAATTATTCTGCATTTTTATTATGAGCAAGTAATTGTATCATGATGTAAAAAGTCACTctaataagaaaatgaaaagtttgaTTAGTAGTCAAACTTTTTGTGAGGGCACGACAACACACCATATAAGATATATTAAGATGCTTGGTTTGTAGATGGGGACCTGCATTTTCCTCCTGCCCATAGAATCGTAGAAAGATGGTTTAAGCACATAGATTTCATTCTCTATTATTATGTATGTAACTGAATTAAGTGGGCAGGTATCTGAGGATTCTACGGCTCAGACTCTAACATGTACCCTCTACCAAAATTGAATGCCTTTTCATTAATTGCATGCCTGACAGTTTCAGGAATCCAATTCGAGGTGCTATTGCCATTGATGGTTCATGGTTCGAATCAGACACGGCACCTTCAGTTTCTTAGTGAAAGaaaccaaataaacaaaatgttttGACCCCATTAATAGGCAAAAATTGTCCATTAccactattttaaaaaaaaattagcaagaAAATATGTATAGATCTACCAATTACTTGAAACTCGGGTTTATGAAACTCGAATTCCAAAAACTCAATTTTGCCAAACTCAAATACCCAAAAAAGTGGTAAACCTTTAAATATTTTCGAAACAGTGGTAGATTACAACATAGTTTGCGAAAATGTGTTATTTGGCTATTTTCGCCCCATGAATAAGCACTCCAACTGAACACATGCATGGAACTTGATTATTGGAACAACTTTCTTATTCTCTGGAAATAGTCTATTTCTTAGGTGAATGTATATTTCTAAAGAACATCATTATCATATTCGCATGAGATTTTTGACCATCATTAttgtaaatttgatttttatcgACTAACTGTATACATCCTCTTTGACCACCATTATTGTAAATTTGGGAATTCCAACTTGAACATTTTTGTTAGAATAGCTGGAAGTACTAGTTTTAAGCTAAGGGTCATTGGCAATAACTTGTACACTAAAACATATTAAACTTTGTTTTTTCCTAGAATATGAATTAGGTCTATGTTCATAGCTTTAGGGACAATCCATCTTTTAACCTCTATTAGCTTAATTTGGGGTGTATTATGAGAGAAGTTGTCTTCATGAAAGGAGTCAAGCTTATCTAAGCAACAGAAACAGAGGCAGCTCAAACAAGAATTTGATTGATTGTCCACAAATCCAATTTGGGTCCTGCAGAAACTCAGTGGTACCCCATTTGCATTTTATCATTACAAAGCGATTGTTACAAAGATAAACATGTTTCCCTGTCTCAACCACTGCTAATAATggaaaaaatcaatattttaacTGAATAATTGAAGCCTAGGGCACAATGTTCAATTTGTCCTTTCTAGTGGAGTgagtttttccatttttaaaacttaaaataattgaAGCTCAAGCAACAATGTTCAATTTGTCCTTTCTAGTTGATTAACCCCCACCCcgccccccaccccaaaaaaaaaaaatgtggagtGGGAGGTTGACCCTTAACTAGTGCAGTTAAATATTGCAAAACCCAGATatgttattgattttattggtCACATTCatctccaaaaaaagaaaaaagattttattgGTCACAATAAAATAAGCGAGCCAAGTTGAAAAATATCTTTGGCATCAAGAAAACCAGGGTGTTCAATTTTGTACTTTTGAACCTAATAATTCTACTTTCCTCCAATAGCACTTCAAAGTCATTGGACATGCAGACTAAAATTGgctatttaaatttataaaaaaaatatgaagttATACCTTTTCTAATTCATTTATGCAACTTCAAGTCATTAAAAGAATCGATCATtcattaagaaaaattaaagtaaaattaacaaggaaaaaaaaaaaaaaaaaaaaaaaacctcagctTCGAGTACccatgttcaaaattttttgaaggaCATGCAAAAATTCAACATAAagggttcttcttcttcttttttttttttttaattaaaaaaaaatgaaaagaaaagaaaagtagagagaGAATACATGGTGGGTGTTCTAGCCTTCTAGGAATGTTTTTCATTTCTGGGATACGAAAAGTAGAAGGTTTTTTCTTCCATAAAGGTTAATAAAGTTAAGATTTTTCCCTTGAAAATTGTTGTCCTTCTAGCTAGAAAAAAGAACAGTAAAACATACTAATATCAATCACTTGGAATAACTAGAAAAACCAAGAAGAGAAGCCCCCGCTTGAAACATATCCCCTGTACAAGACAAGTTGAAACTTTATTATTCCAACCATAGGATAGGCCTCCCTTAgttacttcttttcttttccaattaGTACAATGAGAAAGTTGATGCATCGCTCACTTGTGAAGTGCTTGCTGATTTTGAATACTTCTTATTAGAAGaagatggtgatggtgatgatgatgataaatCACCTGACCTTCTTCTTAGCATCTGCCTCATCCCATCGGCTACTCGAACTGCAGGGTTCGATTTGAATTTACGACAAAATGACATGTGAGCCTTCACAGCTTCTTCCATATCAAATGACTTTTTGCCTCGGCTAACTTCATCACTTACTGCTTCTGAGCACAACCCACATAGCCATTTGTTATCAAACTTGGCCTTGACTTCATTTATATAGTCTTGTGTACAATCTTCTTTGAGTCCACAACACTCACACTTGACTGATTCAATctccatttttctttgtttttagagTTGGGAAAGATAGGAAGTGTTTTAGTTTATTGTGTGTGAATGGAT
It encodes the following:
- the LOC126689435 gene encoding uncharacterized protein LOC126689435; protein product: MEIESVKCECCGLKEDCTQDYINEVKAKFDNKWLCGLCSEAVSDEVSRGKKSFDMEEAVKAHMSFCRKFKSNPAVRVADGMRQMLRRRSGDLSSSSPSPSSSNKKYSKSASTSQVSDASTFSLY